In Arthrobacter ramosus, one DNA window encodes the following:
- a CDS encoding alpha-galactosidase yields MDPLHLRSAGTSLVVSFDNGEAEVIHWGADLGSTLPDLAILGEPIPHSAVDANVPAALLPQGSSAWQGRPGLRGQRIADGVPGLDFSLRLRVVEVQADGSSAVASAAIASAVIVQKDPDAGITVTSKLTLHPGGLLELRHTAVNDGTSPFQLDELATVLPVGPDAVELLDLTGRWCRERHPQRRPVQQGTWVRAGRHGRTGHDSSLLFAAGTAGFGNRHGKVWATHLAWSGNHEQFADTVADGRTMIGGSELLGPAEVVLQPGEGYTTPALFAAYSDRGLDGISEAFYSWFRSRPHHVLPAASTGLPAGKPRPVVLNTWEAVYFDHKLDTLIELAESAAELGVERFVLDDGWFRGRRDDHAGLGDWYVDETLWPDGLTPLIEAVNSHGMEFGLWVEPEMINLDSDVARAHPDWIVGPAALSHKDGGRLPLEWRHQHIIDLVNPAAWQYVFERIDALLGKNNIKYLKWDQNRDLSEHGHAGRASVHAQTLAAYRLFDELRKAHPGVEIESCSSGGARVDLGILERTDRIWGSDCNDALERQTIQRWTGVVVPPELVGGHIGPTTSHTTARTHDLSFRAITAMFGHFGMEWDVRQVQGAEREELKRFIGLYKEHRGLIHSGRMVRADVPDDSLMLHGVVSDDGDAGLFAVVSTRTSFAEQPGRVAVPGLDPERSYTVQAIFPAPGDADYARTFTQVQPPAWLPSGAQASGRFLAEVGLPMPVLNPEHALLLRFTAV; encoded by the coding sequence ATGGACCCGCTCCACCTCCGTTCCGCCGGCACAAGCCTGGTGGTCAGTTTCGATAACGGAGAGGCCGAAGTCATCCACTGGGGTGCTGATCTCGGCAGCACCCTCCCGGACCTCGCCATCCTGGGCGAACCCATCCCGCACTCCGCCGTCGACGCCAACGTACCGGCGGCGCTCCTCCCTCAAGGTTCCTCCGCATGGCAGGGCCGCCCGGGCCTGCGCGGCCAGCGAATCGCCGACGGCGTCCCGGGATTGGACTTTTCGCTCCGGCTCCGCGTAGTGGAAGTGCAGGCTGACGGCAGCTCCGCCGTCGCCTCTGCAGCGATCGCCTCTGCAGTGATTGTCCAGAAGGATCCCGACGCCGGGATCACCGTGACGTCCAAGCTCACGCTTCACCCCGGCGGCCTTCTCGAGCTGCGGCACACCGCCGTCAACGACGGCACGTCCCCCTTCCAGCTCGACGAACTGGCCACCGTCCTCCCCGTGGGGCCCGACGCCGTCGAACTCCTTGACCTCACCGGGCGCTGGTGCCGCGAACGCCACCCACAGCGCCGGCCCGTCCAACAAGGGACGTGGGTTCGCGCGGGACGCCACGGGCGCACGGGGCACGATTCTTCGCTGCTTTTCGCGGCAGGTACCGCCGGATTCGGCAACCGCCATGGGAAGGTGTGGGCCACCCACTTGGCTTGGAGCGGCAACCACGAACAATTCGCCGACACCGTGGCTGATGGCCGCACCATGATCGGCGGCTCTGAGCTCCTGGGCCCGGCGGAAGTAGTGCTTCAGCCTGGCGAGGGCTACACCACGCCCGCACTTTTTGCCGCCTACTCGGACCGGGGCCTGGACGGCATCAGCGAAGCCTTCTACAGCTGGTTCCGGTCCCGCCCGCATCACGTCCTTCCCGCGGCTTCGACGGGACTCCCCGCCGGCAAGCCCCGCCCGGTGGTCCTCAACACCTGGGAGGCCGTGTACTTCGACCACAAACTGGACACCCTGATCGAGCTCGCGGAATCCGCTGCCGAGCTGGGCGTTGAGCGCTTCGTGCTCGACGACGGCTGGTTCCGCGGGCGCCGCGACGACCATGCCGGCTTGGGCGATTGGTACGTCGACGAAACCCTTTGGCCTGATGGCCTGACACCGCTTATCGAGGCGGTGAATTCCCACGGCATGGAGTTCGGGCTCTGGGTGGAACCGGAAATGATCAACCTGGATTCCGATGTTGCCCGGGCGCACCCCGACTGGATCGTGGGCCCCGCGGCCCTCTCCCACAAGGACGGCGGCCGCCTCCCCCTGGAATGGCGCCACCAGCACATCATCGACCTCGTCAACCCCGCGGCCTGGCAGTACGTCTTCGAGCGGATCGACGCCCTGCTTGGGAAAAACAACATCAAGTACCTCAAATGGGACCAGAACCGGGACCTCAGCGAGCATGGCCATGCAGGCCGAGCATCAGTGCATGCGCAGACCCTGGCCGCCTACCGGCTTTTCGACGAGCTCCGCAAGGCCCACCCCGGCGTCGAAATCGAAAGCTGCTCTTCCGGTGGGGCCCGGGTGGACCTCGGCATCCTTGAGCGGACCGACCGGATCTGGGGATCGGACTGCAACGACGCCCTCGAGAGGCAGACCATCCAGCGCTGGACCGGCGTCGTGGTTCCCCCGGAACTGGTGGGCGGGCACATCGGCCCCACCACCTCGCACACCACGGCGCGAACACACGATCTCTCCTTCCGCGCCATCACCGCGATGTTCGGGCATTTCGGCATGGAATGGGATGTCCGCCAGGTGCAGGGCGCCGAACGTGAGGAACTCAAGCGCTTCATCGGCCTCTACAAGGAGCACCGCGGGCTCATCCACAGCGGGCGGATGGTCCGTGCGGACGTTCCGGACGACTCGCTGATGCTGCACGGCGTGGTGTCCGACGACGGCGACGCTGGCTTATTCGCCGTCGTCAGCACCCGGACGTCGTTCGCCGAACAACCCGGGCGTGTCGCTGTACCGGGCCTCGACCCCGAGCGTTCCTACACGGTGCAGGCAATTTTCCCGGCCCCCGGCGACGCCGACTACGCCCGCACCTTCACCCAGGTGCAACCGCCAGCATGGCTGCCATCCGGGGCTCAGGCGAGCGGCCGCTTCCTTGCAGAGGTGGGGCTTCCCATGCCGGTCCTGAACCCTGAGCACGCGTTGCTGCTCCGCTTCACCGCGGTGTAG
- a CDS encoding RidA family protein, whose protein sequence is MTTPAEASVGADSTAPASAVEQRLAELGLTLPAVAAPVAAYVPAIVSGNHVYTSGQLPFINGKLEATGKVSSGEEGLSEEPTVSPEDAQMYAAVCAVNALAAVKSVIGDLDRITRIVKVVGFVASDTSFTGQPGVINGASELLGRVFGDKGQHARSAVGVAVLPLDSPVEVELIAEFS, encoded by the coding sequence ATGACAACCCCCGCAGAAGCCAGCGTTGGCGCGGATTCCACAGCTCCGGCATCCGCCGTCGAGCAGCGCCTTGCCGAACTTGGACTGACCCTGCCGGCTGTTGCAGCTCCGGTGGCCGCTTATGTTCCGGCCATCGTCTCCGGCAACCACGTCTACACCTCCGGACAGCTGCCCTTCATTAACGGCAAACTCGAAGCTACGGGCAAAGTGTCCAGCGGTGAAGAGGGCCTTTCGGAAGAGCCCACGGTGTCCCCTGAAGACGCGCAGATGTATGCAGCCGTCTGTGCGGTCAATGCCTTGGCTGCCGTCAAGAGCGTCATCGGAGACCTCGACCGCATCACGCGCATCGTGAAGGTCGTCGGCTTCGTGGCCTCCGATACCTCCTTCACCGGCCAGCCCGGTGTAATCAATGGTGCATCCGAGCTCCTCGGGCGTGTCTTCGGCGACAAAGGGCAGCACGCGCGTTCCGCCGTCGGCGTTGCAGTCCTTCCGCTCGACTCTCCCGTCGAGGTCGAGTTGATCGCTGAATTCAGCTAA
- a CDS encoding carbohydrate ABC transporter permease yields MSTSTNSRRSRESATAVVGSPQSRRTRTKPFNWRRAGAWTLVVIAVAVTVAPFLWMIRTALSSNHSLASNAGNLLPADFSWGAFQRVLGLQSPEQAIAEGGSGAAINFWLYLRNSIIFATMTTAGQVFFSAMAAYAFSRLRWPGRNKVFAIFLATMMVPPIFTALPNFLMIKNLGLLNSFAGLALPYMFMTPFAIFFLRQFFLSMSREVEEAAMLDGAKHLRIFFQIVIPNAAAPLATLALLTFIGQWNEYFWPLLVGQDENVRVLTVGLGVFKSQSPQGAPDWSGLMAATLVAALPVLILFIAFGKKVVNSIGFSGIK; encoded by the coding sequence ATGAGTACCTCCACCAATTCCCGCCGTTCGCGCGAGTCCGCCACCGCCGTCGTCGGCTCCCCGCAGTCGCGCCGCACCCGCACGAAACCCTTCAACTGGCGCCGCGCAGGCGCTTGGACCCTCGTCGTCATCGCCGTCGCCGTCACGGTTGCCCCCTTCCTCTGGATGATCCGGACGGCATTGTCCAGCAACCATTCACTGGCCTCGAACGCCGGCAACCTTCTCCCTGCAGACTTCAGCTGGGGCGCCTTCCAGCGTGTCCTGGGGCTCCAAAGCCCCGAGCAAGCCATTGCCGAGGGCGGTTCCGGCGCCGCCATCAACTTCTGGCTGTACCTGCGCAACTCAATCATCTTTGCCACCATGACCACCGCAGGCCAGGTGTTCTTCAGTGCGATGGCAGCCTACGCCTTCTCCAGGCTGCGCTGGCCCGGGCGGAACAAGGTCTTCGCGATCTTCCTGGCCACGATGATGGTCCCGCCGATCTTCACGGCGTTGCCCAACTTCCTGATGATCAAGAACCTGGGCCTGCTCAACAGCTTCGCCGGTCTTGCATTGCCCTACATGTTCATGACGCCTTTTGCCATCTTCTTCCTGCGCCAGTTCTTCCTGAGCATGTCCCGCGAAGTCGAAGAGGCAGCCATGCTCGACGGCGCCAAGCACCTCCGGATCTTCTTCCAGATTGTGATCCCCAACGCCGCAGCCCCCCTCGCCACCCTGGCGCTGCTGACCTTCATCGGTCAGTGGAACGAGTACTTCTGGCCGCTCCTGGTGGGCCAGGACGAGAACGTCCGCGTCCTCACCGTGGGCCTGGGTGTCTTCAAGTCCCAGTCCCCGCAAGGGGCACCGGACTGGAGCGGGCTCATGGCCGCCACCTTGGTGGCAGCACTGCCCGTCCTGATCCTCTTCATCGCCTTCGGCAAGAAGGTGGTCAACTCCATCGGCTTCTCCGGCATCAAGTAA
- a CDS encoding Crp/Fnr family transcriptional regulator: MDIEVLRRAPLFATLDDDAFRLLTDELTEVDLSRGASVFREGDQGDQLYFIVSGKVKLGRTSPDGRESLLAILGPGELFGEMALFDPSPRTATATAVSETRLAGLKNESLNALLRTRPEVSAQLLQALARRLRRTNDSLSDLVFSDVPGRVAKALLDLADRFGRPATDGVLVAHELTQEELAQLVGASRETVNKALAEFVQRGWLRLEARAVVILDMQRLRQRSR; the protein is encoded by the coding sequence ATGGATATCGAGGTATTGCGCCGCGCACCCCTCTTCGCCACACTTGACGACGACGCTTTCCGTCTGCTGACGGACGAACTCACAGAGGTGGACCTCTCACGCGGAGCGTCCGTTTTCCGCGAGGGCGATCAGGGTGACCAGCTCTACTTCATCGTGTCCGGCAAGGTTAAGCTCGGCCGCACCTCTCCGGATGGCCGCGAATCCCTCCTGGCCATCCTCGGCCCAGGCGAGCTCTTCGGCGAGATGGCCCTGTTCGACCCCAGCCCGCGCACCGCAACGGCCACGGCCGTTTCCGAGACCCGCCTGGCAGGCCTGAAGAACGAAAGCCTCAACGCCCTGCTGCGCACCCGCCCCGAGGTGTCCGCACAATTGCTTCAGGCACTCGCGCGCCGCTTGCGCCGCACCAACGATTCCTTGTCCGACCTCGTGTTCTCGGACGTCCCGGGCCGTGTCGCCAAGGCCCTGCTGGACCTCGCGGACCGCTTCGGCCGACCCGCGACCGACGGCGTGCTGGTGGCCCACGAACTCACGCAGGAAGAACTGGCCCAGCTGGTCGGAGCCTCCCGCGAGACGGTCAACAAGGCCCTCGCCGAGTTCGTCCAGCGCGGCTGGCTCCGCCTGGAAGCCCGCGCAGTGGTCATCCTGGACATGCAGCGCCTCCGCCAGCGCTCCCGGTAA
- a CDS encoding DUF4177 domain-containing protein: MTKWEYATIPLIIHATKQILDQWGEDGWELVQVVPGPDGNGLVAYLKREKQ, translated from the coding sequence ATGACCAAATGGGAGTACGCGACGATTCCGCTCATTATTCACGCTACAAAGCAGATTCTGGACCAGTGGGGAGAGGACGGCTGGGAGCTCGTCCAGGTGGTTCCCGGACCCGATGGAAACGGACTTGTTGCATACTTGAAGAGGGAGAAGCAGTAA
- a CDS encoding transglycosylase domain-containing protein, which produces MVTRRNPLFDTATTLGKILGFLGVSAICGVLVAGLLVPAAAVSGSAASGSIQFFDTLPAELQVNPPSQATTILAADGSQIASIYSENRTRVSLDQMSPFIKDAIVSVEDSRFYEHGGIDATGIMRAIVSTARGKQQGASTITQQYVNNVINESLVSQNKASDVKLNGVNKGVGDKLREMKLAIALEKKFSKQQILEGYLNIVFFNKDAYGIEAASKLFFSTSAKDLTLPQAALLAGVVNSPSYYDPVTNPDHAKQRRDLVLGLMLDQGKIKKADYDAAIATPVTTKVTQPRQGCPYSATAAYFCDYVLHLLYNNPAYGATADERVNRVSRGGLTIQTTLDPKAQAVAQTQVDSSAGANPDKWGASLVSVQPGTGKIISMAQNTVWLPADGKFQAEQNFNVDKLDSNGNDLNGLGGFQPGSTMKPFTFAEWLNEGKSMNTVLDGTVRRYPQNFPWKNTCPTPTVGWYDSTNGTHDLQNAEGGYYKPMTVVDGLANSINTMTFATAARVDLCGIQKIVDAVGIHGGLPDASNPNPKVPMTTLGNLIGSTQTAPLTMASAFATFANNGTYCEPIAITSVTDQTGAKLPAQSTSCRSAVTPEVAHGVAYAMQQVLNVGSGSLIQPRISTKTNFPIAGKTGTNDSNGSTWVAGYTSGLATATWFGDPLGSQSRAGQNVTINGKFYQGIDGYMIAGPQFSNYMLQVAPTYGTNPFPAPPSNLLDPPGYKPSTPSTTTPGNTSPSTQPSSNGNGNGNGNGKNNG; this is translated from the coding sequence ATGGTGACTCGTAGGAACCCTCTATTCGACACTGCCACCACTCTTGGAAAGATCCTCGGATTCCTCGGTGTGAGCGCTATTTGTGGTGTCCTGGTGGCGGGCTTGCTCGTCCCCGCGGCCGCCGTTTCAGGCAGTGCGGCGAGTGGATCCATTCAGTTCTTTGACACGCTGCCCGCGGAGCTTCAGGTGAACCCGCCCAGCCAGGCGACCACCATCCTGGCCGCGGATGGCAGCCAGATCGCCTCCATCTACTCTGAGAACCGCACGCGTGTCTCGCTCGACCAGATGAGTCCCTTTATCAAGGACGCGATCGTCTCGGTTGAAGACAGCCGCTTCTATGAGCACGGCGGCATCGACGCCACCGGCATCATGCGCGCCATCGTCAGCACAGCGCGCGGAAAACAGCAGGGTGCCTCCACCATCACCCAGCAGTACGTGAACAACGTCATCAACGAGTCCCTCGTTTCCCAGAACAAGGCTTCCGACGTCAAGCTCAACGGCGTCAACAAAGGCGTCGGCGACAAGCTCCGGGAAATGAAGCTGGCCATCGCGCTGGAGAAGAAGTTCTCCAAGCAGCAGATCCTTGAGGGTTACCTCAACATCGTCTTCTTCAACAAGGATGCCTACGGCATCGAGGCCGCCTCGAAGCTCTTCTTCAGCACCAGCGCGAAGGACCTCACGTTGCCGCAGGCCGCCTTGCTGGCCGGCGTCGTTAACAGCCCGTCCTACTACGATCCGGTGACGAACCCGGACCACGCGAAACAGCGTCGCGACCTTGTGCTCGGCCTCATGTTGGATCAGGGAAAGATCAAGAAGGCTGACTACGACGCCGCCATCGCGACGCCGGTGACCACCAAGGTCACGCAACCTCGCCAAGGCTGCCCCTACTCCGCCACTGCTGCATATTTCTGCGACTACGTGCTGCACCTGCTGTACAACAACCCGGCCTACGGCGCCACGGCGGACGAGCGCGTCAACCGCGTCTCGCGGGGTGGCCTGACCATCCAAACCACGCTAGACCCCAAGGCGCAGGCCGTGGCCCAAACCCAGGTTGACTCTTCCGCCGGCGCCAATCCGGACAAATGGGGCGCTTCCTTGGTGTCGGTCCAGCCGGGCACCGGCAAGATCATCTCGATGGCCCAAAATACCGTCTGGTTGCCAGCCGACGGGAAGTTCCAGGCCGAGCAGAACTTCAACGTAGACAAGCTGGATTCCAACGGCAATGATCTCAACGGACTGGGCGGATTCCAGCCCGGTTCCACCATGAAGCCCTTCACTTTTGCCGAATGGTTGAACGAGGGCAAGTCGATGAATACTGTGCTGGATGGTACCGTCCGGCGGTATCCCCAGAATTTCCCGTGGAAGAATACTTGCCCGACTCCAACGGTCGGCTGGTATGACAGCACCAATGGCACTCATGACCTCCAGAACGCCGAGGGTGGATATTACAAACCCATGACAGTGGTGGATGGTTTGGCCAACTCCATCAACACCATGACATTTGCCACGGCTGCAAGGGTTGACCTGTGTGGCATCCAGAAGATCGTCGATGCCGTTGGCATCCACGGCGGCCTCCCGGACGCCAGCAATCCCAACCCGAAGGTTCCTATGACAACCTTGGGCAACCTGATTGGTTCCACCCAGACCGCGCCACTGACCATGGCCAGCGCCTTCGCCACCTTTGCCAACAATGGCACGTACTGCGAGCCGATTGCCATCACCTCGGTCACCGACCAGACGGGCGCCAAGCTGCCAGCCCAGTCCACGAGCTGCAGGAGCGCGGTCACCCCTGAGGTCGCTCACGGCGTTGCTTACGCGATGCAACAGGTTCTGAACGTCGGTTCCGGCTCGCTGATCCAGCCTCGAATCTCCACCAAGACAAACTTCCCCATCGCGGGCAAGACCGGAACCAACGACTCCAATGGTTCCACCTGGGTTGCCGGCTACACTTCCGGCCTTGCAACGGCCACGTGGTTCGGCGATCCGTTGGGCAGCCAGAGCCGAGCGGGTCAGAATGTCACCATCAATGGCAAGTTCTACCAGGGCATTGACGGTTACATGATCGCTGGTCCGCAGTTCTCCAATTACATGCTCCAGGTTGCTCCCACTTATGGAACCAACCCGTTCCCGGCCCCGCCGTCGAACCTTCTAGATCCTCCGGGGTACAAGCCTTCGACGCCGAGCACCACGACTCCGGGCAACACTTCTCCGAGCACCCAGCCGAGCAGCAACGGGAACGGCAATGGAAATGGCAATGGGAAGAACAATGGCTAA
- a CDS encoding ABC transporter substrate-binding protein — protein MKNSIGTVAAAVTVAVAAALSLSACGGSAPASSEAKGEINYWLWDANQLPAYQQCASDFTKANPNITVKITQRGWDDYWTTLTNGFVSGTAPDVFTDHLSKYPEFASKKQLLALDDAVAKDGVKLDSYNKGLADLWVGQDGKRYGLPKDWDTISLFYNKAMTDSAGITAEQMAKLDWNPKDGGSYEKTIAHLTVDKNGKRGDEAGFDKNNVAVYGLGLESSGSGQGQTQWSFLAATTGWTATDKNPWGTKFNYDDPKFQETISWWAGLADKGYMPKLETTVGASVSDNFGAGKAAINTSGSWMIGQYTGYKGIQTAIAPTPVGPSGKRASMFNGLADSIWAGTKNPAAATKWVEYLGSSACQDVVANKAVVFPAISTSSDLAAKAFAAKGVDVSAFTQQVKDGTTFLFPIADKAAKVDGIMKPAMDAVLSGKKPASSLSDANNQVNNLFK, from the coding sequence ATGAAGAATTCCATTGGCACCGTCGCCGCTGCCGTCACCGTCGCTGTCGCGGCCGCGCTGTCACTCTCCGCTTGTGGCGGCTCCGCCCCCGCCTCCAGCGAAGCCAAGGGCGAGATCAACTACTGGCTCTGGGACGCCAACCAGCTCCCGGCTTACCAGCAGTGCGCGAGTGACTTCACCAAGGCCAACCCGAATATCACGGTCAAAATCACCCAGCGCGGCTGGGACGACTACTGGACCACCCTGACCAACGGTTTCGTATCCGGTACCGCTCCTGACGTCTTCACCGACCACCTGTCCAAGTACCCGGAATTCGCTTCGAAGAAGCAGCTGCTGGCCCTCGACGACGCCGTAGCCAAGGACGGCGTCAAACTGGACAGCTACAACAAGGGCCTGGCCGATCTCTGGGTGGGCCAGGACGGCAAGCGCTACGGCCTCCCGAAGGACTGGGACACCATCAGCCTCTTCTACAACAAGGCCATGACCGACTCCGCCGGCATCACTGCCGAGCAGATGGCCAAGCTGGATTGGAACCCCAAAGACGGCGGCAGCTACGAAAAGACCATCGCCCACCTGACCGTAGACAAGAACGGCAAGCGCGGAGACGAAGCCGGCTTCGACAAGAACAACGTGGCCGTCTACGGACTGGGCTTGGAGTCCTCCGGTTCCGGCCAGGGCCAGACCCAGTGGAGCTTCCTCGCGGCCACCACCGGCTGGACCGCCACGGACAAAAACCCGTGGGGCACCAAGTTCAACTACGACGACCCCAAGTTCCAGGAAACCATCTCCTGGTGGGCCGGACTGGCGGACAAGGGCTACATGCCCAAACTTGAAACCACCGTCGGCGCCAGCGTGTCGGACAACTTCGGTGCAGGCAAGGCCGCAATCAACACCAGCGGCTCATGGATGATCGGCCAGTACACCGGATACAAGGGTATCCAGACCGCCATCGCCCCCACCCCGGTGGGCCCCAGCGGCAAGCGCGCGTCCATGTTCAACGGCCTGGCGGACTCCATCTGGGCCGGCACCAAGAACCCGGCAGCAGCCACCAAGTGGGTCGAATACCTCGGCTCCTCAGCTTGCCAGGACGTCGTCGCCAACAAGGCCGTCGTGTTCCCGGCGATCAGCACGTCCTCGGACTTGGCCGCCAAGGCGTTCGCGGCCAAGGGTGTTGACGTCTCCGCTTTCACCCAGCAGGTCAAAGACGGGACCACGTTCCTCTTCCCCATCGCGGACAAGGCTGCCAAAGTTGACGGCATCATGAAGCCCGCAATGGACGCAGTACTCAGCGGCAAGAAGCCGGCCAGCTCCCTCTCCGATGCCAACAACCAGGTCAACAACCTCTTCAAGTAA
- a CDS encoding MarP family serine protease, protein MFGLTILDLALILTLLSYLIYGLRNGFFVTLGGIAGFAVGAVAAFIAVPLVGDWVKDSGWRLTAIIGSAVVLIVLGHGLGTWIGQRVRRAVRIQPLHALDRVLGGFVSLVVAALVMSMLAFSIGSLGVPFVSQQLADSKVIRFIDTMTPTPVKASVAQLRSTVMGNGIPQLIEGIGPVAPVPVPNTSTDTPALNNAAHSVLKIAGTAYQCGQNQTGSGFVVSPGRVVTNAHVVAGVSQPVVEIPDGGALPGRVVYFDSQRDLAVVAVDGLPTAPLQLSADLPAGSPAAFAGYPHGGPFQSKPAAVEGISTLLVPDIYGNNPSPEQVYKLAGDVQPGNSGGPLLTTEGQVAGVVFAKTTSDVEVGYALTMDELSPVAQQAPSLSEAVSSGQCTKK, encoded by the coding sequence GTGTTCGGCTTGACCATATTGGACCTGGCGTTGATTTTGACGCTTCTTTCCTACCTGATCTACGGACTGCGCAACGGCTTCTTCGTGACGCTCGGAGGAATCGCAGGCTTCGCCGTAGGAGCGGTGGCTGCCTTTATCGCGGTACCGCTCGTCGGCGACTGGGTGAAGGACAGTGGCTGGAGGCTGACTGCGATTATCGGCTCGGCCGTGGTGCTCATTGTCCTGGGGCACGGGCTCGGTACCTGGATCGGCCAGAGGGTCCGCAGAGCCGTGCGCATCCAGCCATTGCACGCACTTGACCGCGTGCTGGGTGGTTTCGTCAGCTTGGTTGTTGCCGCACTGGTCATGTCCATGTTGGCGTTCAGCATCGGCTCCTTGGGTGTGCCGTTCGTTTCACAGCAGCTGGCCGATTCCAAGGTGATCCGTTTCATCGACACCATGACGCCCACGCCCGTCAAGGCCAGCGTGGCGCAACTGCGTTCCACGGTCATGGGCAACGGCATTCCGCAGCTCATCGAGGGCATCGGCCCCGTGGCTCCTGTGCCCGTTCCGAACACCAGCACGGACACTCCCGCACTCAACAATGCGGCCCATTCCGTGCTGAAGATTGCCGGCACCGCCTACCAGTGCGGCCAAAACCAGACGGGCTCCGGCTTCGTTGTCTCCCCCGGCCGCGTGGTGACCAACGCGCACGTCGTGGCTGGCGTGTCGCAGCCGGTAGTGGAAATCCCCGACGGCGGTGCGTTGCCTGGCCGCGTGGTCTACTTCGACAGCCAACGCGACTTGGCCGTGGTCGCCGTCGATGGTCTCCCGACGGCGCCGCTCCAGTTGAGCGCCGATCTTCCGGCTGGTTCACCCGCGGCCTTCGCCGGCTACCCTCACGGTGGTCCGTTCCAGTCCAAACCGGCCGCGGTGGAGGGCATCTCGACCCTGCTGGTGCCGGACATTTACGGCAACAACCCGTCCCCGGAACAGGTCTACAAGCTGGCCGGAGACGTGCAGCCGGGCAATTCGGGCGGTCCGCTTCTGACGACCGAAGGACAGGTTGCCGGCGTGGTCTTCGCCAAGACCACTTCGGATGTGGAAGTGGGCTACGCGCTGACTATGGACGAGCTCTCGCCAGTGGCCCAGCAAGCACCATCCCTGAGCGAGGCAGTGTCGTCAGGCCAGTGCACCAAGAAGTAG
- a CDS encoding NUDIX hydrolase, with translation MPQLARRLFALPPELEGAARNWLELGERAPRAARFASSVVLLRDSPTGLETWMGYRPGSSPLGVVAFPGGSLEPSDEDALGWLGPSPQHWAETLGTADVGLARRHVVGAIRELFEETGVLLAGPDLSSTVEATSTPEWMKAREAVAAQDKSFTDVLAKRGLALRTDLLKPLVNWLSPDFAHRRFNTRYFAATLPVNQQPSLLASKGVWGRWVCVSKLMAERETTALGDGIGQENTVGLPLGQLLVPGSEIILEKMAAAQGCIAYLSYKRKPHMYQPRLIEEDGALMLEVEAARTVSGEPQRER, from the coding sequence TTGCCACAACTAGCCCGACGCCTGTTTGCGTTACCCCCTGAACTAGAAGGGGCTGCACGGAATTGGCTTGAGCTCGGCGAACGGGCCCCCCGCGCCGCGCGTTTTGCATCTTCTGTTGTCCTGCTCCGCGATTCGCCTACCGGCCTGGAAACGTGGATGGGTTACCGTCCCGGTTCCTCGCCGCTGGGCGTTGTCGCGTTTCCCGGCGGATCGCTGGAACCCAGCGACGAAGACGCCCTCGGCTGGCTTGGTCCCTCGCCTCAGCATTGGGCCGAGACGCTAGGGACCGCCGACGTCGGACTTGCGCGCCGCCACGTGGTGGGCGCCATCCGCGAACTGTTCGAGGAAACCGGCGTGCTGCTGGCCGGCCCCGACCTGTCCTCCACAGTGGAGGCAACATCCACTCCCGAGTGGATGAAGGCCCGCGAGGCCGTAGCAGCCCAGGACAAGTCGTTCACGGATGTCCTGGCCAAGCGTGGCTTGGCCCTGCGGACGGACCTGCTCAAGCCGCTCGTCAACTGGCTCAGCCCGGACTTCGCGCACCGTCGCTTCAACACCCGCTACTTCGCGGCAACCCTTCCGGTTAACCAACAGCCCTCGCTGTTGGCAAGCAAGGGTGTTTGGGGGCGCTGGGTGTGCGTTTCCAAACTCATGGCTGAGCGCGAGACTACTGCGCTTGGGGACGGAATCGGCCAGGAAAATACTGTTGGCTTGCCACTGGGCCAATTGCTGGTGCCGGGCTCGGAAATCATCCTCGAGAAGATGGCCGCTGCCCAGGGCTGCATTGCGTACCTCAGCTACAAGCGGAAGCCGCACATGTACCAGCCGCGGCTCATCGAAGAGGATGGCGCACTCATGCTCGAAGTCGAAGCGGCCCGGACGGTTTCAGGGGAGCCGCAGCGGGAACGCTGA
- the aroQ gene encoding type II 3-dehydroquinate dehydratase, with amino-acid sequence MTEAPTATEAGRGTILVLNGPNLNLLGTREPEKYGTSTLADVEQLAMAAAGAHGFTVDCVQSNHEGDLLDAIHGARGTAVGIVINAGAYTHTSVALRDALAAVQLPAVEVHITNVHQREEFRHHSYLSPVCSAVIVGAGVQGYKLAIDYLATAV; translated from the coding sequence ATGACTGAAGCTCCCACCGCCACCGAAGCCGGTCGCGGCACCATCCTCGTCCTCAACGGCCCCAACCTGAACTTGCTGGGCACGCGCGAGCCGGAAAAGTACGGCACCTCCACCTTGGCCGACGTCGAACAACTCGCCATGGCAGCCGCCGGGGCCCACGGCTTCACAGTGGACTGCGTCCAGTCCAACCATGAGGGCGACCTCTTGGACGCCATCCACGGCGCACGCGGAACCGCCGTCGGGATCGTCATCAACGCGGGTGCGTACACGCACACTTCCGTAGCGCTGCGGGACGCCCTTGCAGCAGTGCAGCTTCCCGCCGTCGAGGTCCACATCACCAATGTGCACCAGCGCGAGGAATTCCGGCACCACTCCTACCTGTCCCCGGTGTGCTCCGCGGTGATCGTCGGCGCAGGAGTCCAGGGCTACAAGCTGGCCATCGACTACCTCGCCACCGCGGTCTAG